A region of Vitis riparia cultivar Riparia Gloire de Montpellier isolate 1030 chromosome 12, EGFV_Vit.rip_1.0, whole genome shotgun sequence DNA encodes the following proteins:
- the LOC117925794 gene encoding probable serine/threonine-protein kinase PBL7 isoform X1, giving the protein MEADESYRRKERTALVAIVVLASVALASLLVAFSYYCYIRNKVSRRLKNQKRIDSEDKGGFANLQVATEKGLQVFTFKQLHSATGGFGKSNVVGHGGFGLVYRGVLHDGRKVAVKLMDRAGKQGEEEFKVEVELLSRLRSPYLLALLGYCSDSNHKLLVYEFMANGGLQEHLYPISGSNSVSSRLDWETRLRIALDAAKGLEYLHEHVSPPVIHRDFKSSNILLDKNFHAKVSDFGLAKLGSDKAGGHVSTRVLGTQGYVAPEYALTGHLTTKSDVYSYGVVLLELLTGRVPVDMKRASGEGVLVSWALPHLTDREKVVQIMDPALEGQYSMKEVIQVAAIAAMCVQPEADYRPLMADVVQSLVPLVKNHRPTSKVGSCSSFHATKSPLSQEPGKASL; this is encoded by the exons ATGGAGGCGGATGAGAGTTATCGAAGGAAGGAGCGCACAGCGCTAGTTGCAATCGTGGTTCTGGCGTCTGTCGCCCTGGCGTCGTTGCTTGTCGCCTTCAGCTACTACTGCTACATCCGTAACAAGGTCTCCAGGCGCTTAAAGAACCAGAAAA GGATTGATTCTGAGGATAAAGGTGGTTTTGCAAATCTCCAAGTTGCTACAGAGAAAGGGCTTCAGGTTTTCACTTTCAAGCAGCTACATTCTGCGACTGGTGGTTTTGGCAAATCTAATGTGGTTGGTCATGGTGGGTTTGGGTTGGTCTATCGAGGAGTGCTTCATGATGGTAGGAAAGTCGCTGTTAAGCTGATGGATCGGGCAGGAAAACAGGGAGAGGAGGAGTTCAAAGTGGAG GTGGAGTTACTAAGTCGGCTTCGATCTCCATATTTGCTGGCACTGCTTGGGTACTGTTCAGATAGTAACCATAAATTGCTGGTTTATGAGTTCATGGCAAATGGTGGACTGCAGGAGCATTTGTATCCCATCTCGG GTTCTAATTCTGTTTCTTCAAGGTTGGACTGGGAAACCCGGTTGAGGATAGCCCTGGATGCTGCCAAAGGTTTGGAGTATCTCCATGAACATGTCAGTCCCCCAGTGATCCACCGAGATTTTAAGAGCAGCAACATACTCTTAGACAAAAATTTCCATGCTAAAGTTTCTGACTTTGGATTGGCTAAACTTGGATCTGATAAAGCTGGTGGACATGTTTCCACCCGAGTGTTGGGCACCCAGGGATATGTTGCTCCTGA GTATGCATTAACTGGCCATCTGACAACAAAATCAGATGTGTACAGCTATGGGGTTGTCCTTTTGGAGTTGCTCACTGGCAGAGTTCCAGTGGATATGAAGAGAGCTTCTGGGGAAGGTGTTCTTGTATCTTGG GCTTTGCCCCACCTCACAGATAGAGAGAAGGTTGTACAGATAATGGATCCAGCACTGGAGGGTCAATACTCCATGAAAGAGGTTATTCAGGTGGCTGCTATAGCTGCAATGTGTGTGCAACCAGAGGCAGATTACAGGCCATTGATGGCTGATGTTGTACAGTCACTGGTCCCACTGGTGAAGAATCACAGGCCAACTTCAAAGGTAGGCAGCTGCTCTAGTTTCCATGCAACCAAGTCTCCCCTTTCACAGGAGCCTGGAAAAGCAAGTTTGTGA
- the LOC117925794 gene encoding probable serine/threonine-protein kinase PBL7 isoform X2 has translation MHALARGNFLIWHGSMLGRRQKRLRGLLFWACFGLHGRREIKHIWKCVTGIDSEDKGGFANLQVATEKGLQVFTFKQLHSATGGFGKSNVVGHGGFGLVYRGVLHDGRKVAVKLMDRAGKQGEEEFKVEVELLSRLRSPYLLALLGYCSDSNHKLLVYEFMANGGLQEHLYPISGSNSVSSRLDWETRLRIALDAAKGLEYLHEHVSPPVIHRDFKSSNILLDKNFHAKVSDFGLAKLGSDKAGGHVSTRVLGTQGYVAPEYALTGHLTTKSDVYSYGVVLLELLTGRVPVDMKRASGEGVLVSWALPHLTDREKVVQIMDPALEGQYSMKEVIQVAAIAAMCVQPEADYRPLMADVVQSLVPLVKNHRPTSKVGSCSSFHATKSPLSQEPGKASL, from the exons ATGCACGCTTTAGCAAGAGGGAATTTCTTGATTTGGCATGGGTCCATGTTGGGAAGAAGGCAAAAAAGGCTTAGAGGGCTGCTCTTTTGGGCTTGTTTTGGACTgcatggaaggagagaaatcaAGCACATTTGGAAATGTGTAACAG GGATTGATTCTGAGGATAAAGGTGGTTTTGCAAATCTCCAAGTTGCTACAGAGAAAGGGCTTCAGGTTTTCACTTTCAAGCAGCTACATTCTGCGACTGGTGGTTTTGGCAAATCTAATGTGGTTGGTCATGGTGGGTTTGGGTTGGTCTATCGAGGAGTGCTTCATGATGGTAGGAAAGTCGCTGTTAAGCTGATGGATCGGGCAGGAAAACAGGGAGAGGAGGAGTTCAAAGTGGAG GTGGAGTTACTAAGTCGGCTTCGATCTCCATATTTGCTGGCACTGCTTGGGTACTGTTCAGATAGTAACCATAAATTGCTGGTTTATGAGTTCATGGCAAATGGTGGACTGCAGGAGCATTTGTATCCCATCTCGG GTTCTAATTCTGTTTCTTCAAGGTTGGACTGGGAAACCCGGTTGAGGATAGCCCTGGATGCTGCCAAAGGTTTGGAGTATCTCCATGAACATGTCAGTCCCCCAGTGATCCACCGAGATTTTAAGAGCAGCAACATACTCTTAGACAAAAATTTCCATGCTAAAGTTTCTGACTTTGGATTGGCTAAACTTGGATCTGATAAAGCTGGTGGACATGTTTCCACCCGAGTGTTGGGCACCCAGGGATATGTTGCTCCTGA GTATGCATTAACTGGCCATCTGACAACAAAATCAGATGTGTACAGCTATGGGGTTGTCCTTTTGGAGTTGCTCACTGGCAGAGTTCCAGTGGATATGAAGAGAGCTTCTGGGGAAGGTGTTCTTGTATCTTGG GCTTTGCCCCACCTCACAGATAGAGAGAAGGTTGTACAGATAATGGATCCAGCACTGGAGGGTCAATACTCCATGAAAGAGGTTATTCAGGTGGCTGCTATAGCTGCAATGTGTGTGCAACCAGAGGCAGATTACAGGCCATTGATGGCTGATGTTGTACAGTCACTGGTCCCACTGGTGAAGAATCACAGGCCAACTTCAAAGGTAGGCAGCTGCTCTAGTTTCCATGCAACCAAGTCTCCCCTTTCACAGGAGCCTGGAAAAGCAAGTTTGTGA
- the LOC117926087 gene encoding probable LRR receptor-like serine/threonine-protein kinase At3g47570 has protein sequence MGLQGTIVPQVGNLSFLVSLDLSNNYFHASLPKDIGSIPATIFNISSLLNISLSYNSLSGSLPMDMCNTNPKLKELNLTSNHLSGKIPTSLGQCTNLQAISLSYNEFTGSIPRAIGNLVELQRLSLLNNSLTGEIPQSLFNISSLRFLHLGENNLVGILPTGMGYDLPKLEIIDLSTNQLEGEIPSSLSHCRHLRGLSLSLNQFTGGIPQAIGSLSNLEELYLAYNNLAGGIPKEIGNLSNLNILQLGSSGISGPIPPEIFNISSLQIIDLTDNSLPGSLPMDICKHLPNLQGLYLSWNKLSGQLPSTLSLCGQLQSLSLWGNRFTGNIPPSFGNLTALQVLELAENNIQGNIPSELGNLINLQYLKLGANNLTRIIPEAIFNISSLQEIDFSNNSLSGSLPMDICKHLPDLPKLEFIDLSSNQLKGEIPSSLLHCRQLRVLSLSVNHLTGGIPKAIGSLLNLEELYLGYNKLAGGIPREIGNLSNLNILDFESSGLNGPIPDQLFNISSLQEIALTDNSLSRTLPMDICKHLHNLQGLYLSFNQLSGQLPTTLSLCGQLLSLSLWGNRFTGNIPPSFGNLTALQDLELGDNNIQGNIPNELGNLINLQNLKLSENNLTGIIPEAIFNISKLQSLSLAQNHFSGSLPSRLGTQLPDLEGLAIGRNEFSGIIPMSISNMSELTELDIWDNFFTGDVPKDLGNLRRLEFLDLGFNQLTDEHSASEVGFLTSLTNCKFLRTLWIEDNPLKGILPNSLGNLSISLESFDASACQFRGTIPTGIGNLTSLISLELGDNDLTGLIPTTLGQLKKLQELGIAGNRLRGSIPNDLCRLKNLGYLFLSSNQLTGSIPSCLGYLPPLRELSLHSNALASNIPPSLWTLRGLLVLNLSSNFLTGHLPPEVGNIKSIRTLDLSKNQVSGHIPRTLGELQSLEDLSLSQNRLQGPIPLEFGDLLSLKFLDLSQNNLSGVIPKSLEALTYLKYLNVSFNKLQGEIPDGGPFMNFTAESFIFNEALCGAPHFQVIACDKSTRSRSWRTKLFILKYILPPVVSIITLVAFLVLWIRRRNNLEVPTPIDSWLPGSHEKISHQQLLYATNYFGEDNLIGKGSLSMVYKGVLSNGLTVAVKVFNLEFQGAFRSFDSECEVMQSIRHRNLIKIITCCSNLNFKALVLEYMPKGSLDKWLYSHNYFLDLIQRLNIMIDVASALEYLHHDCPSLVVHCDLKPNNILLDDDMVAHVGDFGIARLLTETESMQQTKTLGTIGYMAPEYGSDGILSTKGDVFSYGIMLMEVFARKKPMDEMFNGDLTLKSWVESLADSMIEVVDANLLRREDEDFATKSSCLSSIMALALACTTDSPEERIDMKDVVVGLKKIRIELLI, from the exons ATGGGTCTTCAAGGAACTATTGTGCCACAAGTCGGCAACCTCTCTTTTCTTGTTTCCCTTGATCTCAGTAATAACTACTTCCATGCATCTCTTCCCAAGGATATTG GTTCCATACCTGCCACCATTTTCAACATATCTTCTTTGCTCAACATTAGTCTCTCCTACAATAGCCTCTCTGGAAGTCTTCCCATGGATATGTGCAACACCAATCCAAAGCTCAAGGAGCTTAATCTTACGTCAAATCACTTGAGTGGAAAGATCCCCACCAGTTTAGGCCAATGTACAAACCTTCAAGCAATTTCCTTATCATATAATGAATTCACGGGGAGCATACCAAGAGCAATTGGTAATTTGGTGGAGCTTCAGAGATTGTCTCTCCTCAATAACAGCTTGACAG GAGAAATACCTCAATCACTGTTCAACATCTCTTCATTGAGGTTTTTGCATCTGGGAGAAAATAACCTAGTAGGTATCCTCCCTACAGGCATGGGTTATGATCTTCCCAAGCTTGAAATCATTGATCTCTCAACCAATCAACTCGAAGGTGAAATCCCCTCCAGCTTGTCGCATTGTCGACATCTCCGAGGGCTATCATTATCACTCAATCAGTTCACTGGAGGCATACCACAAGCCATAGGGAGTTTATCGAATCTTGAAGAATTATATCTTGCTTATAACAATTTGGCAGGTGGAATTCCTAAAGAGATTGGgaatctttcaaatttaaatattttgcaGCTTGGGTCTAGTGGAATAAGTGGCCCTATTCCTCCTGAAATTTTCAATATCTCTTCTTTGCAAATAATCGATTTGACTGATAATAGCCTTCCTGGGAGTCTTCCAATGGATATCTGCAAACATCTTCCTAATCTCCAAGGGCTCTATCTTTCTTGGAATAAGCTCAGTGGTCAACTTCCTTCAACTCTGTCCTTATGTGGACAATTGCAGTCACTGTCTTTATGGGGGAATAGGTTCACAGGTAACATTCCACCTTCATTTGGTAATTTAACCGCCTTACAGGTTCTTGAATTGGCGGAAAACAATATTCAAGGTAACATCCCCAGTGAGTTGGGGAATCTCATCAACTTACAGTACTTGAAACTTGGCGCAAACAATCTAACAAGGATAATACCAGAAGCAATTTTCAATATCTCTTCATTGCAAGAGATTGATTTTAGTAATAATAGCCTTTCTGGGAGTCTTCCAATGGATATCTGCAAACATCTTCCTGATCTTCCCAAGCTTGAATTCATTGATCTCTCAAGCAATCAACTCAAAGGTGAAATCCCCTCCAGCTTGTTGCATTGTCGACAGCTCCGAGTGCTATCATTATCAGTCAATCACTTAACTGGAGGCATACCAAAAGCTATAGGGAGTTTATTGAATCTTGAAGAATTATATCTTGGTTATAACAAATTGGCAGGTGGAATTCCTAGAGAGATTGGgaatctttcaaatttaaatattctgGACTTTGAGTCTAGTGGACTAAATGGTCCTATTCCTGACCAACTTTTCAATATCTCTTCATTGCAAGAGATTGCTTTGACTGATAATAGCCTTTCTAGGACTCTTCCAATGGATATCTGCAAACATCTTCATAATCTTCAAGGGCTTTATCTTTCTTTCAATCAGCTCAGTGGTCAACTTCCTACAACTCTCTCCTTATGTGGACAATTGCTGTCACTGTCTTTATGGGGGAATAGGTTCACAGGTAACATTCCACCTTCATTTGGTAATTTAACCGCCTTACAGGATCTTGAATTGGGGGACAACAATATTCAAGGTAACATCCCCAATGAGTTGGGGAATCTCATCAACTTACAGAACTTGAAACTTAGCGAAAACAATCTAACAGGGATAATACCAGAAGCTATTTTTAACATCTCAAAACTGCAGAGCCTTTCGTTGGCACAAAATCACTTTTCAGGCAGTCTCCCATCAAGACTTGGCACTCAACTCCCCGATCTTGAAGGGCTTGCTATAGGACGCAATGAATTCAGTGGAATAATTCCAATGTCTATTTCAAACATGTCAGAACTTACCGAGCTGGACATATGGGACAATTTCTTCACTGGTGATGTGCCAAAAGATCTAGGTAACTTGAGAAGGCTTGAATTTCTCGACCTTGGATTCAATCAATTGACTGATGAACACTCCGCCTCTGAGGTTGGTTTTCTTACTTCTCTGACAAATTGTAAATTTTTGAGAACATTGTGGATAGAAGATAATCCTTTAAAAGGTATTCTTCCAAATTCACTAGGGAATCTTTCCATTTCTCTTGAAAGTTTTGATGCATCAGCCTGCCAATTCAGAGGAACCATCCCCACAGGAATTGGTAATTTGACCAGTTTGATATCTCTAGAGCTAGGAGATAATGACTTGACAGGGTTGATTCCAACTACATTGGGTCAACTAAAGAAGCTCCAGGAATTAGGCATTGCTGGAAATAGACTACGAGGATCCATTCCAAATGATCTTTGTCGTTTGAAGAACTTGGGATACTTGTTTTTGAGTTCTAACCAACTAACTGGATCAATCCCAAGTTGTCTTGGATATCTTCCTCCACTACGAGAACTCTCTCTTCACTCCAATGCATTAGCTTCCAACATTCCTCCGTCCTTATGGACCCTTAGAGGTTTGTTGGTTCTTAACTTGTCTTCAAATTTCCTAACTGGTCATCTACCTCCCGAAGTTGGAAACATAAAGTCCATTAGAACATTGGACCTGTCAAAGAACCAAGTTTCAGGTCACATTCCAAGAACATTGGGAGAACTACAAAGTTTGGAAGACCTTTCCTTGTCCCAAAACAGACTACAAGGCCCTATACCTCTAGAGTTTGGTGATTTGCTAAGCTTGAAATTCTTGGATTTGTCCCAAAACAATTTATCTGGAGTCATTCCCAAGTCATTAGAGGCTCTTACTTATCTCAAATATCTAAATGTTTCTTTCAATAAACTACAAGGAGAAATTCCGGATGGAGGACCTTTCATGAATTTCACTGCTGAATCATTCATCTTCAATGAAGCTTTGTGTGGGGCACCTCATTTTCAAGTCATAGCATGTGATAAAAGCACTCGCAGTCGATCATGGAGGACGAAGTTATTCATCTTGAAATATATTCTACCTCCAGTCGTATCAATAATAACTTTAGTGGCTTTCCTTGTTTTGTGGATACGTAGACGAAATAACTTGGAAGTGCCAACTCCAATTGACTCATGGCTTCCTGGATCACATGAAAAGATTTCACACCAGCAACTTCTTTATGCAACAAACTACTTTGGTGAAGATAATTTGATTGGGAAAGGAAGCCTGAGCATGGTATATAAAGGGGTATTATCTAATGGCTTAACTGTTGCTGTAAAggtttttaatttagaattcCAAGGAGCCTTTAGGAGTTTTGATTCAGAATGTGAAGTGATGCAAAGTATTCGCCATCGGAATCTCATCAAGATAATTACTTGTTGCTCAAACCTTAACTTCAAAGCATTGGTGCTCGAATATATGCCTAAAGgaagtcttgacaagtggttGTATTCTCACAACTATTTTTTAGATCTCATCCAAAGATTAAACATCATGATTGATGTGGCATCAGCATTGGAGTATCTTCATCATGATTGTCCAAGCCTTGTGGTGCATTGCGACTTAAAGCCCAACAATATTTTGTTAGATGATGACATGGTTGCTCATGTGGGCGATTTTGGGATTGCAAGATTGTTGACTGAAACAGAGTCTATGCAACAAACAAAGACCTTGGGCACAATTGGCTACATGGCACCAG AGTATGGCTCAGATGGTATATTATCCACAAAGGGCGATGTTTTTAGCTATGGGATCATGCTAATGGAGGTATTTGCAAGGAAGAAGCCTATGGATGAAATGTTCAATGGAGATCTAACCTTGAAGAGTTGGGTGGAGTCATTAGCTGATTCGATGATAGAGGTTGTGGATGCCAATCTATTGAGGAGAGAGGATGAAGACTTTGCCACAAAGTCGAGTTGTTTGTCCTCCATTATGGCTTTAGCTTTGGCATGTACAACCGATTCACCTGAGGAGAGGATTGACATGAAAGATGTGGTAGTTGGACTTAAGAAGATCAGAATCGAACTGTTGATATAA